The Pseudomonas sp. R4-35-07 genome contains a region encoding:
- the sstT gene encoding serine/threonine transporter SstT → MTAAPSLLQRLMRVSLVTQIIIGLIAGILLALCLPEAAKATGFIGKVFVTALKAVAPILVFVLVMASIANHKHGQETHIRPILFLYLLGTFAAAVVAVVASMLFPSSLVLATHDATVSAPGGIGEVLQSLLLSVVDNPISALMNANFIGILAWAIGMGIAIRHAGETTRTVLDDLSNGVTLIVRVVIRFAPLGIFGLVASTLATSGFGALLGYAHLLVVLIGCMLFVALVINPAIVFWKLRRNPYPLVLLCLRESGITAFFTRSSAANIPVNLALSKRLGLHEDTYSVSIPLGATINMAGAAITITVLTLAAVHTLGIAVDLPTAVLLSVVAAICACGASGVAGGSLLLIPLACSLFGIPSEIAMQVVAVGFIIGVLQDSAETALNSSTDVLFTAAACLDKDKQLA, encoded by the coding sequence ATGACTGCTGCCCCTTCCCTGCTGCAACGTTTAATGCGCGTCAGCCTGGTCACCCAAATTATCATCGGCCTGATCGCCGGGATTCTGCTGGCCCTGTGCTTGCCTGAGGCCGCCAAGGCCACCGGGTTTATCGGCAAAGTGTTCGTCACGGCGCTGAAGGCCGTCGCGCCGATCCTGGTGTTCGTGCTGGTGATGGCGTCTATCGCCAATCATAAACACGGCCAGGAAACCCATATCCGGCCGATCCTGTTCCTGTATCTGCTGGGTACCTTTGCCGCTGCCGTGGTTGCGGTGGTTGCCAGCATGCTGTTTCCGTCGTCCCTGGTACTGGCCACCCATGACGCGACCGTGAGCGCTCCCGGCGGTATTGGCGAGGTGCTGCAAAGCCTGCTGCTGAGCGTGGTCGATAACCCGATCAGCGCGCTGATGAATGCCAATTTCATCGGCATTCTGGCCTGGGCCATCGGCATGGGCATTGCCATTCGCCATGCCGGCGAAACGACCCGCACGGTGCTCGATGACCTGTCCAACGGTGTGACGCTGATCGTGCGCGTGGTGATCCGCTTTGCCCCGCTGGGGATCTTCGGCCTGGTCGCCTCGACCCTGGCCACCTCCGGCTTCGGCGCCCTGCTCGGCTACGCCCACCTGCTGGTGGTGCTGATCGGCTGCATGCTGTTCGTGGCGCTGGTGATCAACCCGGCCATCGTATTCTGGAAACTGCGTCGCAACCCTTATCCGCTGGTGCTGCTGTGCCTGCGCGAAAGCGGTATTACCGCGTTCTTCACCCGCAGTTCGGCGGCGAATATTCCGGTGAACCTGGCGCTGAGCAAACGCCTGGGCCTGCATGAAGACACCTACTCGGTGTCGATCCCGCTTGGCGCCACGATCAATATGGCCGGCGCCGCGATCACCATTACGGTGCTGACCCTGGCGGCCGTGCACACGCTGGGCATTGCCGTAGACCTGCCCACCGCCGTGCTGCTCAGTGTGGTCGCGGCCATTTGCGCCTGCGGGGCTTCGGGCGTGGCCGGTGGCTCGCTGCTGTTGATTCCGCTGGCGTGCAGCCTGTTCGGCATTCCGAGCGAGATCGCCATGCAGGTGGTGGCTGTAGGCTTCATCATCGGTGTGCTGCAGGATTCGGCGGAAACCGCGCTCAACTCGTCCACCGATGTGCTGTTTACCGCGGCGGCGTGCCTGGACAAGGATAAACAGTTGGCTTGA
- a CDS encoding TerC family protein: MDYLLQLAASPTAWIALATLIVMEIVLGIDNLIFISILTNKLPEQHRAKARRIGISMALVLRLGLLSTIAFIVQLTTPVFEVFGQAFSWKDMILIAGGLFLVWKATTEIHHSMDPEPEDKASVGNTVAIGFAAAIGQILLLDLVFSIDSIITAVGMTEHLPIMIIAVVTSVIVMLVAAEPLAKFINDNPTVVMLALGFLIMIGMTLIAEGFGAHVPKGYVYAAMAFSAAIECLNIARRNRHKRLLAARQ; the protein is encoded by the coding sequence ATGGATTATCTTTTACAACTGGCCGCCAGCCCCACCGCCTGGATCGCACTGGCGACCTTGATCGTCATGGAAATCGTGCTGGGCATCGATAACCTGATCTTCATCTCGATCCTCACCAACAAATTACCGGAGCAGCACCGGGCCAAGGCGCGGCGCATTGGCATCAGCATGGCGTTGGTGTTGCGCCTGGGCCTGTTGAGCACCATCGCGTTTATCGTGCAATTGACGACGCCGGTCTTTGAAGTGTTCGGCCAGGCGTTCTCGTGGAAGGACATGATCCTGATTGCCGGTGGCCTGTTTCTGGTATGGAAGGCAACCACCGAGATCCATCACAGCATGGACCCGGAGCCCGAAGACAAAGCCAGCGTTGGCAATACGGTTGCCATCGGCTTTGCGGCCGCCATCGGACAGATCCTGCTGCTCGACCTGGTGTTCTCCATCGACAGCATCATCACGGCAGTTGGCATGACCGAACACTTGCCGATCATGATCATCGCCGTGGTGACCTCGGTGATCGTGATGCTGGTGGCGGCAGAACCCTTGGCCAAGTTCATCAACGACAACCCGACCGTGGTGATGTTGGCCCTGGGCTTTTTGATCATGATCGGCATGACGCTGATCGCCGAAGGCTTCGGCGCCCATGTGCCCAAAGGCTACGTGTATGCGGCCATGGCGTTCTCGGCGGCTATCGAGTGCCTGAATATCGCACGGCGTAACCGCCACAAGCGTTTGCTCGCTGCCCGCCAGTAA
- a CDS encoding AI-2E family transporter produces the protein MNQTNLQFKTLLLLLALVTVAFIWILLPFYGAVFWAVILGIIFAPMQRRLQQRFGWNRNLTSLTTLTVCLVIAILPVIITSALLVQEGATLYKNVESGQLDVAGYIEQFKHFLPPYFQHLLDRFGMGNLEGLREKVVKGAMQGSQFFATQAFSFGQGTFDFLVSFFIMLYLLFFLLRDGPELVRKVRTAVPLAEPQKRRLQLKFNRVVRATVKGNVLVAVTQGALGGFIFWFLDIPSALLWAVLMAFLSLLPAVGAGIVWGPVAAYFLLSGSIWQGVVLALFGVFVIGLVDNVLRPILVGKDTKMPDYLILISTLGGLSVFGLNGFVIGPLVAALFISCWALFVETKPRVKLPLP, from the coding sequence ATGAATCAAACCAACCTGCAATTCAAGACCCTGCTGTTACTGCTGGCCCTGGTGACCGTCGCCTTCATCTGGATATTGCTGCCGTTTTACGGCGCGGTGTTCTGGGCGGTGATCCTCGGCATCATCTTCGCGCCCATGCAGCGCCGCCTGCAGCAGCGCTTTGGCTGGAACCGCAACCTGACTTCCCTGACCACCTTGACGGTGTGCCTGGTGATCGCGATTTTGCCAGTGATCATTACCAGCGCCTTGCTGGTGCAAGAGGGCGCCACCCTTTACAAGAACGTCGAAAGCGGCCAGTTGGATGTGGCCGGTTATATCGAGCAGTTCAAGCATTTCCTCCCGCCATACTTCCAGCACCTGCTGGACCGCTTCGGCATGGGCAACCTGGAAGGGCTGCGGGAAAAGGTGGTGAAAGGCGCGATGCAGGGCAGCCAGTTCTTCGCCACACAGGCGTTCAGCTTCGGCCAGGGCACGTTCGATTTCCTGGTGAGCTTTTTCATCATGCTCTACCTGCTGTTTTTCCTCCTGCGCGACGGCCCGGAACTGGTGCGCAAGGTGCGCACGGCGGTGCCATTGGCCGAGCCGCAAAAGCGTCGCCTGCAACTCAAGTTCAACCGGGTGGTGCGAGCCACGGTCAAGGGCAACGTGCTGGTGGCCGTCACTCAAGGTGCGCTGGGGGGCTTTATTTTCTGGTTCCTGGATATTCCCAGTGCGTTGCTCTGGGCGGTATTGATGGCGTTTCTATCCCTGCTGCCTGCGGTGGGTGCCGGGATTGTATGGGGCCCGGTGGCCGCCTACTTCCTGTTGAGCGGTTCGATCTGGCAGGGCGTGGTGCTGGCGCTGTTCGGCGTGTTCGTGATCGGCCTGGTAGACAACGTACTGCGCCCGATTCTGGTGGGCAAGGACACCAAGATGCCGGACTACCTGATCCTGATCTCGACGCTGGGCGGCTTGTCGGTATTCGGCCTGAACGGCTTCGTGATCGGGCCGCTGGTCGCGGCGCTGTTCATTTCCTGCTGGGCGTTGTTCGTGGAAACCAAGCCGCGCGTCAAATTGCCGTTGCCCTAG
- a CDS encoding DUF1993 family protein — MTISLYAASIPVFKQMLNALSDVLNKAEAHATAKNIEPNALLQARLFPDMFALVRQVQIAVDFAKGVSARLAEIEVPKYEDSEVTFADLQALIAKVLAFVDTIKPEQIDGKEGIEIVTRPGTPKEKRFSGQSYLLTYGLPQFFFHVTTAYALLRHNGVEVGKRDYMGAF; from the coding sequence ATGACCATTTCCCTGTATGCCGCTTCTATCCCAGTCTTCAAGCAAATGCTCAACGCCCTCAGCGATGTGCTGAACAAAGCCGAAGCCCACGCCACCGCCAAGAACATCGAGCCGAACGCTCTGCTGCAAGCGCGCCTGTTCCCGGATATGTTCGCGCTGGTGCGCCAGGTGCAGATCGCCGTCGACTTCGCCAAGGGCGTTTCCGCGCGCCTGGCCGAGATCGAAGTGCCGAAGTACGAAGACAGCGAAGTCACCTTCGCCGACCTGCAAGCGCTGATCGCCAAGGTGCTGGCCTTCGTCGATACCATCAAGCCCGAGCAGATCGACGGCAAGGAAGGCATCGAAATCGTCACCCGCCCAGGCACCCCGAAAGAGAAGCGCTTCAGCGGCCAGTCCTACTTGCTGACCTACGGCCTGCCGCAGTTCTTCTTCCACGTCACTACCGCTTACGCCTTGCTGCGCCATAACGGCGTTGAAGTGGGCAAGCGTGACTACATGGGCGCTTTCTAA
- a CDS encoding methyl-accepting chemotaxis protein — protein MEQQYRQVDQVATASHEMSATAQDVARSAAQAAQAARDADQSTRDGLTVIDQTTSNIGLLAADMSTAMAQVEGLASSSEKIGSVLEVIRGIAEQTNLLALNAAIEAARAGEAGRGFAVVADEVRNLARRTQESVEETRVVIEQLQSGTEEVVGAMGNSYRQAQGSVEQVGQAVTALRQIGDAVTVISDMNLQIASAAEEQSAVAEEINHNVATIRDVTESLSEQANESARVSRALNSLANQQQGLMDQFRV, from the coding sequence ATGGAGCAGCAGTATCGCCAGGTTGACCAAGTGGCCACCGCCTCCCACGAAATGAGCGCCACCGCCCAGGACGTCGCCCGCAGCGCAGCCCAGGCAGCGCAAGCCGCCCGCGATGCCGACCAATCGACCCGCGATGGCCTGACCGTGATCGATCAGACCACCAGCAACATCGGCTTGCTGGCCGCTGACATGAGCACGGCCATGGCGCAGGTTGAAGGCCTGGCCAGCAGCAGCGAAAAAATCGGCTCGGTCCTGGAAGTGATTCGCGGCATCGCCGAGCAGACCAACCTGCTGGCGCTCAATGCCGCCATCGAGGCAGCCCGCGCCGGTGAGGCTGGCCGTGGCTTTGCCGTGGTGGCCGACGAAGTGCGCAACCTGGCACGGCGTACCCAGGAGTCGGTGGAAGAAACCCGCGTGGTGATCGAACAATTGCAAAGCGGCACCGAGGAAGTGGTCGGTGCCATGGGCAACAGCTACCGCCAGGCCCAAGGCAGCGTCGAACAGGTCGGCCAGGCCGTCACCGCGCTACGCCAGATCGGTGACGCCGTGACCGTGATCAGCGACATGAACCTGCAAATCGCCAGCGCCGCCGAAGAGCAAAGCGCGGTGGCCGAAGAGATCAACCACAACGTGGCGACGATTCGGGATGTGACTGAGTCGCTGTCGGAACAGGCCAATGAATCGGCGCGGGTGAGCCGGGCGTTGAACAGCCTGGCGAATCAGCAGCAGGGGTTGATGGATCAGTTCAGGGTGTAA
- the selD gene encoding selenide, water dikinase SelD: MNEPIRLTQYSHGAGCGCKISPQVLEVILAGSGAQNLDPNLWVGNASRDDAAVYAIDDERGVVSTTDFFMPIVDDPFDFGRIAATNAISDIYAMGGDPLMAIAILGWPVNVLAPEIAREVIRGGRAVCDAAGIPLAGGHSIDAPEPIFGLAVTGIVHKRHMKRNDTATAGCKLYLTKPLGIGILTTAEKKGKLREADIGLARDWMCTLNKPGSRFGKLAGVTAMTDVTGFGLLGHLVEMADGSGLTARIEYAKVPRLPGVEYYLEQGCVPGGTLRNFDSYASKLGRVQELHKRVLCDPQTSGGLLIAVTPEGDAEFHAVAAELGLTLEPIGELLERQSNAVEVV; the protein is encoded by the coding sequence ATGAACGAGCCGATTCGCCTTACCCAGTACAGCCACGGTGCGGGTTGCGGCTGCAAGATCTCGCCCCAGGTGCTGGAAGTGATCCTTGCCGGCAGCGGCGCGCAGAACCTCGACCCCAACCTGTGGGTAGGCAACGCCTCCCGTGACGATGCGGCGGTGTACGCCATCGACGACGAGCGCGGCGTGGTCTCCACCACCGATTTTTTCATGCCGATCGTCGACGACCCCTTTGACTTCGGCCGCATCGCCGCCACCAATGCCATCAGCGACATCTACGCCATGGGCGGCGACCCGTTGATGGCCATTGCCATTCTCGGTTGGCCGGTGAATGTGCTGGCGCCGGAGATTGCCCGCGAAGTCATTCGTGGCGGCCGCGCGGTCTGCGACGCTGCCGGTATCCCGCTGGCCGGTGGGCACTCCATCGACGCCCCGGAGCCGATCTTCGGCCTGGCCGTGACCGGCATCGTGCACAAGCGCCATATGAAGCGCAACGACACCGCCACCGCCGGGTGCAAGCTGTATCTGACCAAACCCTTGGGCATCGGCATCCTCACGACCGCCGAAAAGAAAGGCAAGTTGCGCGAAGCGGATATCGGCCTGGCCCGCGACTGGATGTGCACCCTCAACAAACCCGGTAGCCGTTTCGGCAAATTGGCCGGGGTGACGGCGATGACCGATGTCACCGGTTTCGGCCTGCTTGGTCACCTGGTAGAGATGGCCGACGGCAGCGGCCTCACGGCCCGCATCGAGTATGCAAAAGTGCCCCGTCTGCCGGGCGTCGAGTACTACCTGGAGCAGGGTTGCGTACCGGGCGGGACCTTGCGCAACTTCGACAGCTACGCCAGCAAGCTCGGGCGTGTGCAGGAGCTGCACAAGCGCGTGCTGTGCGATCCGCAAACCAGCGGCGGCCTGCTGATCGCCGTCACGCCCGAAGGCGACGCCGAGTTCCACGCGGTGGCCGCTGAACTGGGCCTTACCCTTGAGCCGATCGGCGAACTGCTTGAGCGACAGAGCAACGCGGTAGAGGTGGTTTGA
- the nhaR gene encoding transcriptional activator NhaR encodes MLNYRQLHYFWVVAKTGSIVRACEQLNLTPQTISGQISLLEHTFGIALFQRVGRQLELTEAGRQALPYAEQMFQTGNELEAMLRAQPNEQQIVFRVGVADVVPKSIVYRLIAPTMELSEPIRITCREDKLERLLADLAIQRLDLVISDSPMPTHLDIKGYSQKLGECGISFFATQALADQHSGDFPGCLHGAPLLIPGAETVVRSRLQRWFADQQIQPRIIGEFDDSALMQAFGQSGSGIFIAPSVIADEVVRQYGVALIGQTDAVTESFYAISVERKVKHPGIVAITEGARRELFTTLP; translated from the coding sequence ATGCTCAATTATCGACAACTGCATTACTTCTGGGTGGTGGCAAAGACCGGCAGCATCGTGCGTGCCTGCGAGCAACTGAACCTCACCCCCCAGACCATCAGCGGGCAGATCAGCCTGTTGGAACATACCTTTGGCATCGCGCTGTTTCAGCGTGTCGGCCGCCAGCTGGAGCTGACCGAAGCCGGACGCCAGGCGCTGCCCTATGCCGAGCAGATGTTCCAGACCGGCAATGAATTGGAGGCGATGCTGCGCGCACAACCCAACGAGCAGCAGATTGTATTTCGCGTCGGCGTGGCGGATGTGGTGCCCAAGTCCATCGTGTACCGGCTGATTGCCCCCACCATGGAGCTGAGCGAACCGATCCGCATCACCTGCCGTGAAGACAAACTCGAACGGTTATTGGCCGACCTGGCCATCCAGCGCCTGGACCTGGTGATCTCCGACAGCCCGATGCCCACGCACCTGGACATCAAGGGCTACAGCCAGAAGCTGGGGGAATGTGGCATCAGTTTTTTCGCCACCCAGGCATTGGCTGACCAACATAGCGGCGATTTCCCAGGGTGTTTGCACGGCGCACCGTTGCTGATCCCCGGCGCAGAGACCGTGGTGCGCAGCCGTCTGCAACGCTGGTTTGCCGATCAGCAGATTCAACCCAGGATCATCGGCGAGTTCGACGACAGCGCATTGATGCAGGCCTTCGGGCAATCGGGCAGCGGCATCTTTATCGCCCCCAGCGTGATCGCCGATGAGGTGGTGCGCCAATACGGCGTGGCGCTGATCGGCCAGACCGACGCGGTGACCGAGTCGTTTTATGCCATCTCGGTGGAGCGCAAGGTCAAGCACCCTGGCATCGTGGCGATTACCGAGGGCGCCCGACGCGAACTGTTTACCACCCTGCCCTGA
- the yegQ gene encoding tRNA 5-hydroxyuridine modification protein YegQ, whose amino-acid sequence MLPLIAPELLAPAGTLKNMRYAFAYGADAVYAGQPRYSLRVRNNEFDHANLALGIQEAHAQGKRFYVVVNIAPHNAKLKTFLKDLAPVVAMGPDALIMSDPGLIMLVRQHFAQMPVHLSVQANTVNWASVAFWQQQGICRVILSRELSLEEIGEIRQHVPAMELEVFVHGALCMAYSGRCLLSGYMNKRDANQGTCTNACRWKYQATPAVENATGDIVQAFEPTLGIGTPTDQVFLLQEANRPTEQMPAFEDEHGTYIMNAKDLRAVQHVERLTRMGVHSLKIEGRTKSHFYCARTTQVYRRAIDDAMAGRAFDRRLMTDLESLAQRGYTEGFLRRHVHDEYQNYQNGSSVSERQQFVGELTGERRGELAEVKVKNRFAVGNQLELMTPAGNFHFALATLHNAKGDAIEVAPGDGHTVYVPLPAELDLAFGLLMRDV is encoded by the coding sequence ATGCTCCCACTGATCGCCCCCGAACTGCTCGCGCCCGCCGGCACGTTGAAGAACATGCGTTACGCCTTTGCCTATGGCGCCGATGCGGTGTACGCCGGCCAGCCGCGCTACAGCCTGCGCGTGCGCAACAATGAATTCGACCACGCCAACCTGGCCCTCGGGATCCAGGAAGCCCATGCACAGGGCAAGCGTTTCTACGTGGTGGTGAACATCGCGCCGCACAACGCCAAGCTGAAAACCTTTCTCAAGGACCTGGCCCCCGTGGTCGCCATGGGCCCGGACGCGCTGATCATGTCTGACCCAGGGCTGATCATGCTGGTGCGCCAGCATTTTGCGCAGATGCCGGTTCACTTGTCGGTTCAAGCCAATACCGTCAACTGGGCCAGTGTGGCGTTCTGGCAACAACAAGGCATCTGCCGGGTGATCCTGTCACGGGAGTTGTCGCTGGAAGAGATCGGCGAGATTCGCCAACACGTGCCGGCCATGGAACTGGAGGTGTTCGTCCATGGCGCCCTGTGCATGGCCTATTCCGGGCGTTGCCTGCTATCGGGCTACATGAACAAGCGCGACGCCAACCAGGGCACCTGCACGAATGCATGTCGATGGAAATACCAGGCCACCCCGGCGGTGGAAAACGCCACGGGTGACATCGTCCAGGCATTCGAACCGACGCTGGGCATCGGCACGCCGACCGACCAGGTATTCCTGTTGCAGGAAGCCAATCGCCCCACTGAGCAGATGCCGGCGTTCGAAGACGAACACGGCACCTACATCATGAACGCCAAGGATCTGCGCGCCGTGCAGCACGTGGAGCGCCTGACCCGCATGGGCGTGCATTCACTGAAGATCGAAGGCCGTACCAAATCGCACTTCTATTGCGCGCGCACCACCCAGGTGTATCGCCGCGCAATTGATGATGCAATGGCCGGTCGCGCCTTTGACCGCCGCTTGATGACCGACCTCGAATCCCTGGCCCAGCGCGGTTACACCGAAGGTTTCCTACGCCGCCATGTGCACGACGAATACCAGAACTACCAGAACGGCAGCTCCGTCTCCGAGCGCCAGCAGTTTGTGGGTGAGTTGACCGGTGAACGCCGGGGCGAGCTGGCCGAGGTCAAGGTGAAGAACCGCTTTGCCGTGGGCAATCAGCTGGAACTGATGACGCCGGCCGGCAACTTTCACTTTGCCCTGGCCACCTTGCATAACGCCAAGGGCGACGCCATCGAGGTAGCGCCGGGGGATGGGCACACGGTGTATGTGCCCCTGCCGGCCGAGCTGGACCTTGCGTTTGGTTTGCTGATGCGCGACGTGTAG
- a CDS encoding shikimate 5-dehydrogenase, with protein sequence MQMHPNKDTQLCMSLSARPGNFGLRFHNHLYEQLGLNFYYKAFSSQDLPGAIGGIRALGIRGCGVSMPFKEAAIALVDELDDSVQAIDSLNTIVNTGGSLKAYNTDYIAVEQLLKKHQVPKDSSFALRGSGGMAKAVASALRDGGYANGVIVARNEVAGRALARNLGYEWQAELGGLRPRMLVNVTPIGMTGGAEADQLAFEADAVDQAETVFDVVAIPAETPLIVRGRAQGKRVITGLEVIAIQALEQFVLYTGVRPTPEQFQAAVAFART encoded by the coding sequence ATGCAGATGCACCCCAACAAGGACACCCAACTGTGCATGTCACTGTCGGCGCGGCCCGGGAATTTCGGCCTGCGTTTCCATAACCATCTGTATGAGCAGTTGGGCCTGAATTTTTACTATAAAGCCTTCAGCAGCCAGGATCTGCCCGGCGCGATCGGTGGCATACGGGCGCTGGGCATCCGGGGTTGCGGCGTGTCGATGCCGTTCAAGGAGGCTGCCATCGCTTTAGTGGACGAACTGGACGATTCGGTTCAAGCCATCGATTCCCTGAACACCATCGTCAACACCGGCGGCAGTCTCAAGGCCTACAACACGGACTACATTGCCGTCGAGCAACTGCTGAAAAAACACCAGGTGCCGAAGGACTCAAGCTTCGCCCTGCGCGGCAGCGGCGGCATGGCCAAGGCCGTGGCCAGCGCTTTGCGTGACGGCGGTTACGCCAATGGCGTGATCGTGGCGCGCAATGAGGTGGCGGGCAGGGCGCTGGCACGTAATCTGGGGTATGAGTGGCAAGCTGAACTGGGCGGGTTGCGCCCGCGCATGCTGGTTAACGTGACACCGATTGGCATGACCGGCGGGGCAGAGGCGGATCAGTTGGCATTCGAGGCCGATGCCGTTGATCAAGCCGAGACGGTGTTCGATGTCGTGGCGATCCCCGCTGAAACCCCGTTGATCGTGCGCGGGCGTGCCCAGGGCAAGCGGGTGATTACCGGCCTTGAAGTGATTGCGATCCAGGCATTGGAGCAGTTTGTGCTGTATACCGGCGTGCGTCCTACACCGGAGCAATTTCAGGCGGCCGTGGCGTTCGCCCGGACCTGA
- a CDS encoding Na+/H+ antiporter family protein — MNAVIAAVGTMLVLSLSRVHVVIAIIVGALVGGLTGGLGIDATLKAFNSGLGGGATVALSYALLGAFAVAIAKSGLAHALADKALLLVDRQEASGGNHVKWLLIGLLWAVAIASQNILPIHIAFIPLLVPPLLYVLTKLQLDRRLIACVMTFGLITPYMFLPVGFGNIFLNQILLANVAKSGVDISQVNVTHAMSLPALGMVVGLLVAVFISYRKKRVYDLEKIERVEQVAVQYNPLTLLVAGLAIASAFIIQLWLDSMIIGALAGFLIFSVSGIVRWRDTDDLFTEGMKMMAMIGFIMIASSGFAEVLKATGDVRSLVEASAAFIGHSRGVGALLMLLVGLLVTMGIGSSFSTVPILAAIFVPLCVQLGFSPLAIVCIVGTAGALGDAGSPASDSTLGPTSGLNIDGQHHHIWDTVVPTFLHYNLPLLAFGWLAAMTL, encoded by the coding sequence ATTAACGCTGTTATCGCCGCGGTCGGCACCATGCTGGTGCTCAGCCTGTCCCGCGTGCATGTGGTCATCGCCATCATCGTGGGCGCCCTGGTGGGCGGCTTGACCGGTGGCCTGGGTATCGACGCCACGCTCAAAGCGTTCAACAGTGGTTTGGGCGGCGGTGCGACGGTGGCTTTGTCCTACGCCTTACTCGGCGCTTTCGCGGTGGCGATTGCCAAATCCGGCCTGGCCCATGCCCTGGCGGACAAAGCGCTGTTGCTGGTCGATCGCCAGGAAGCCAGCGGCGGCAATCACGTCAAATGGCTGTTGATCGGCCTGTTGTGGGCGGTGGCGATTGCTTCGCAGAACATCCTGCCGATCCACATCGCGTTCATCCCGCTGCTGGTGCCGCCGCTGTTATACGTGTTGACCAAGCTGCAACTGGATCGTCGCCTGATCGCTTGCGTCATGACGTTCGGCTTGATCACGCCCTACATGTTCCTGCCGGTGGGCTTCGGCAATATCTTCCTCAACCAGATCCTGCTGGCCAACGTGGCCAAGAGCGGCGTGGACATCAGCCAGGTCAACGTAACCCACGCCATGAGCCTGCCCGCGCTGGGCATGGTGGTCGGCCTGCTGGTGGCGGTGTTTATCAGCTACCGCAAAAAGCGCGTGTACGACCTTGAAAAAATCGAGCGTGTCGAGCAGGTGGCGGTGCAGTACAACCCGTTGACCCTGCTGGTCGCCGGCCTGGCGATTGCTTCGGCGTTCATCATTCAGCTGTGGCTGGACTCGATGATCATCGGTGCGCTGGCCGGGTTCCTGATTTTTTCGGTGTCGGGCATCGTGCGCTGGCGCGACACCGATGACCTGTTCACCGAAGGCATGAAGATGATGGCGATGATCGGCTTCATCATGATCGCCTCGTCGGGCTTTGCCGAAGTGCTCAAGGCCACCGGTGATGTGCGCTCGCTGGTGGAGGCCTCGGCGGCGTTCATCGGCCATAGCCGTGGGGTAGGGGCGCTGTTGATGCTGCTGGTGGGGCTGTTGGTGACCATGGGCATCGGTTCGTCGTTTTCCACAGTGCCGATCCTGGCGGCGATTTTTGTGCCGTTGTGCGTGCAGCTGGGTTTCAGCCCGCTGGCGATCGTGTGTATCGTCGGCACCGCCGGGGCCTTGGGCGACGCCGGTTCACCGGCGTCAGACTCCACCCTCGGGCCGACCTCCGGCCTGAACATCGACGGCCAGCACCATCATATCTGGGATACCGTGGTGCCGACCTTCCTGCACTACAACCTGCCGCTGCTGGCGTTCGGCTGGCTGGCGGCGATGACGCTCTGA
- a CDS encoding YceH family protein: protein MTAEHDTDTPEPRLNSTEIRILGCLIEKQATNPETYPLTLNALVLACNQKTSREPVTNLSQGQVGQSLRVLEGQGYTRLVMGSRADRWEHRVDKALELVPAQMILIGLLFLRGPQTVNELLTRSGRMHDFEDAEQVVHQLERLIARGLALLVPRQAGQREDRYTHALGDPADIETIIAARGNPVERGGGGVSVERIEELEARIAALEERLAQLEQA, encoded by the coding sequence ATGACCGCCGAGCACGACACCGACACGCCTGAGCCGCGCCTGAACAGCACGGAAATCCGCATCCTGGGCTGCCTGATCGAGAAACAGGCGACCAACCCGGAAACCTACCCCCTGACCCTCAACGCCCTGGTGCTGGCGTGCAACCAGAAAACCAGCCGGGAACCGGTGACCAATCTCAGCCAAGGCCAGGTTGGCCAGAGCTTGCGCGTACTGGAAGGTCAGGGTTATACCCGGCTGGTCATGGGCAGCCGCGCCGACCGCTGGGAACACCGCGTGGACAAGGCGCTGGAACTGGTGCCCGCGCAAATGATCCTGATCGGGCTGCTGTTCCTGCGCGGCCCGCAGACGGTCAATGAGTTGCTGACGCGCAGCGGGCGCATGCATGACTTTGAGGACGCCGAGCAGGTGGTGCACCAACTCGAACGCCTGATTGCACGGGGCCTGGCGCTATTGGTGCCGCGCCAGGCGGGGCAGCGCGAGGACCGGTATACCCATGCGCTGGGGGACCCGGCGGATATCGAAACGATTATTGCCGCGCGCGGTAACCCGGTGGAGCGCGGCGGCGGGGGCGTCTCCGTCGAGCGTATCGAAGAGCTGGAAGCGCGAATTGCGGCGCTGGAAGAACGCCTGGCGCAGTTGGAACAGGCCTGA